From the genome of bacterium, one region includes:
- a CDS encoding glycosyltransferase codes for MNAPVISIVIATYNRADLVKQCLDRLFALAPDEPPFELIVVDNASTDGTVELLETYPQPFVLLRNTENRNFAGANNQGAAVALGKYLVMLNSDTMPEAGWLREMLRVIEAHPDCGIVGCKLLYPHNRTIQHAGVAFYRGGHPFHIYHDFAENAEQVSYEREFKAVTAACWMVPRELYLDLGGFDERFRNGFEDVDFCRKVTETGKRILYTPRATVLHFEESSPGRRNHNRENWQLLKQKWKDRTLDDCQLKFAEDGIRAIEVEEYKLRLFTAERVSQIAIEKTRQLLFQFKFSEAEFAIQELLRKYPNNEGVYELLVQTAVEQCDLPRAAQAAEALYQKFPSFRNGCQAALLTKRSNQLDHCSLITKSLTQFAESDIEKAMVNVLHGDIAVKQNRLDDAEMLYRTAQQIAGALEEIDIGLANVLMMRGDANAAELAYLGVIEKNSRSQRAHLGLAICLQTRNDWEKALEAYQDSLDLEQADWQAMLALVNCAQQVKRFDIAEECLQNFLRRQPNHPDLLILLAGTKIASGNADEAVPHLLAVLHKRPGDAMATKLLAMAS; via the coding sequence ATGAACGCCCCGGTCATCTCGATCGTCATCGCGACCTACAATCGCGCCGATCTGGTCAAGCAATGTCTGGATCGGCTTTTTGCATTAGCTCCCGATGAACCGCCCTTTGAGTTAATCGTCGTCGATAACGCATCGACCGATGGTACTGTCGAGTTACTGGAAACCTATCCTCAGCCATTCGTACTACTTCGAAATACCGAAAACCGTAACTTTGCCGGGGCAAACAACCAAGGGGCGGCTGTTGCGCTCGGCAAGTATCTTGTCATGTTGAATTCGGATACGATGCCGGAAGCGGGCTGGTTACGCGAAATGCTCCGGGTCATCGAGGCGCATCCGGATTGCGGCATTGTCGGCTGCAAGTTACTGTATCCCCACAACCGGACGATTCAACACGCTGGCGTTGCTTTCTACCGCGGTGGCCATCCGTTCCATATCTATCACGACTTTGCCGAAAACGCCGAGCAGGTGTCTTACGAACGCGAATTCAAAGCGGTTACCGCCGCCTGTTGGATGGTTCCCCGCGAATTGTATCTCGACTTGGGCGGTTTCGACGAACGGTTCCGCAACGGTTTTGAGGACGTCGATTTTTGCCGCAAGGTAACCGAAACCGGGAAGCGAATTCTCTATACACCGCGCGCCACGGTGCTTCATTTTGAGGAATCTTCACCAGGTAGAAGAAATCATAATCGCGAAAATTGGCAGCTCCTAAAACAAAAATGGAAGGATCGCACACTCGACGACTGCCAGCTAAAATTTGCTGAGGACGGCATTCGCGCAATTGAAGTCGAAGAATACAAGTTGCGGCTATTCACTGCTGAGCGGGTTTCACAAATCGCCATTGAGAAAACCCGGCAATTACTCTTCCAATTCAAATTTTCCGAAGCTGAATTCGCCATTCAGGAATTGTTGCGGAAGTATCCCAATAATGAAGGGGTTTACGAGCTGCTTGTACAAACAGCAGTCGAGCAATGTGACTTGCCACGTGCTGCGCAAGCTGCCGAAGCATTGTACCAGAAGTTTCCCTCGTTCCGAAACGGATGTCAAGCGGCTTTGCTGACAAAACGCTCGAATCAACTTGACCACTGCTCCCTAATCACGAAATCGCTGACGCAATTTGCCGAATCCGACATCGAAAAAGCGATGGTGAATGTTCTACATGGCGACATTGCCGTAAAACAAAACCGGCTCGACGATGCGGAAATGTTGTATCGCACCGCGCAGCAAATCGCGGGAGCGCTAGAAGAGATTGATATTGGTTTAGCCAATGTTCTGATGATGCGGGGCGACGCGAATGCGGCCGAGCTAGCATATCTCGGGGTGATAGAAAAAAACTCCCGTTCGCAGCGGGCGCATTTGGGATTGGCAATCTGTTTACAGACCCGCAACGATTGGGAGAAGGCACTCGAAGCGTATCAGGATTCGCTCGATTTGGAACAAGCCGATTGGCAGGCGATGCTTGCACTGGTGAATTGCGCGCAACAAGTAAAACGTTTCGATATCGCCGAAGAATGTTTGCAGAATTTCCTGCGGCGGCAACCCAATCATCCCGATTTACTCATCCTATTGGCGGGAACGAAAATCGCTTCCGGGAATGCCGACGAAGCGGTGCCTCACTTGCTGGCAGTTTTACACAAACGTCCCGGCGATGCAATGGCAACTAAGTTATTGGCGATGGCGTCGTGA